A segment of the Devriesea agamarum genome:
GGCCTCCGAACACCATTTAAATCTTTTGTTAGATGAGTTGCATCGCGAGCTGGGGTTAACGTTTACGGTGCGTGATGGTGAGGGCAAAGCGATCATTCCCGATGTTGAGGGGTTGGATCCACGGCTGACGGAATTGTTTTCGCAGCGGGCCCGCAAGAAAATGCAGCTGTATGACACCTATCGGGCGCAGGCTATTGCCCAGGGGATGCGGATGACCCCGAGACTGGAGGCGAAACTGCGCCAGGACGCCTGGCGAGATTCGCGACAACCAAAGGAAAAAACAGTCACCCCACTCTCGATCAAATGCGCCACATGGCGGGAAGCTGCTAAGGAGGCGGGGATCAGCGCGGATGAGGCAATCGGCCAGGTTCTGCACCCAGAGGTGGCACCGGCGCCCACACTCAATGTCTCCAGCCCCCAAGACCCGGTCCTGATGAGGTATCTCGGGGCCCTGGTTCTAGATGGTAAACCCGTTAGTGACCCTCAAGATCTCCTGGAGCAGGTTGGCGCCCAGATCGCACGCCAGGCGGGTTTATCGAAAACGACCTGGTCTAGGGCTAACCTGCGTGCGGATGTTGAACGACTGCTGCGTGGGGTGCATGCCACCACGCACCAGGTGCGTGATCGCATCATCGAAACTGTGGTGGATGCGGCGATTGGGCATTGTGTGACGCTGCGCGGCCGCCAGTACGCCCTGACCCCGCCACTGGCCGCTGATACCCGGTTGATGATCCGTGAAGCCACAATCTTTGATGAGGATTCTCGGCATATCTTTACTCATCGTGTGGTGTTGGATGCAGAGCAAGCGCTTCTGGATGCAGCCCAGCATCCTGGGCCAGGCAGCAGCCATACCGATGCTCACCGCGTCCTGGACCGGATTGATCGTGACCAGGTCCGTCAGAGCGGGCATGGCCTGGCTAAAGATCAACGCGCCGCGGCCGACGGGGTACTCACGGATCAAAGGGGGATCTCGGTGATTATCGGACCGGCTGGATCGGGAAAAACCACCACCATGTCGGCTCTGGCCACGGGATGGGATCAACTGCATGGTCATGGCCAGGTGATGGGGCTGTGCACCTCAGCCCAAGCCGCCTCGGTGCTGGCCCGAGAGATTAACGCTGAGGCCCTCACGGTCGCGAAATGGCTGTATGAGACCACTGGGGAGGGCTACCAGCGTCGCCAGGATGAGGCCATACAGGCACGCATGACACTCGCGGATGAGAACCGCCGCGGCGAGCATCCGGGTGCACGCAGAATACTCGCCCGCACCCACAGCGCCGCTGCCCGCTGGCGGATGCGCCCTGGCCAGCTCGTAATCATTGATGAAGCCTCGATGGTCTCCACACACGATCTGGCTGCGCTGTCTCGCCAAGCTACTGAGGTTGGAGCGAAGGTGGTGATGGTGGGGGATCCCCACCAACTCGATGCGATCCACACCGGAGGCGGACTTGATCTGCTGGCCAAGACCGAAACCACTGCGTGCTATCAGCTGACCAACCTGTTTCGATTTCGTTACTCGTGGGAAAAGAATGCCTCCCTGTGCCTGCGCACAGCACAGTCGTTGGATGATGCCAAAGCGGTCGTGGGTATCTACGAGGCTCATGATCGCCTACGCACGGGCGAGGATGAGGCCATGCTGGAGGCCGCGTTTCGTGCAGCCCGCGAGGATCAGACCGCTGGACGCTCCTGTGCCCTCATTGCCTCTACCAACGCACTGGTTAGCGATCTTAATGAGCGATTCATGCATGAACGGCGCGTTGCCGGTGAGGTCGATGCGCGTATGACGGTTCCTATCCGCGGCGATTTAAATGCCGGGATCGGAGACTGGGTGATCGCGCGTCAGATCGACCGGAAGCTGCGTGATACCACCGGCGAGTACATCCGAAACGGATCCCGTCTCACGGTGGCAAAGATTCATCCGGATGGGTCAGCAACGTGTCGGCGGGAAGACAACGATGCGCTCATCCGCCTTCCCGCCACCTGGATG
Coding sequences within it:
- the mobF gene encoding MobF family relaxase, encoding MNITKISSTEYLQRTVTTGDIDRGTTVGEGKLTAYYTASGNPPGQWVGSGARYANLNGDISASAAVALYQKFVHPVTGEVLGKRPGRQAENQLAESTKQTSTDVSGFDLTFTVPKSVSVLWALSSPDIQARIADCHDRAVSQAIEYLERRVVQSRAGHGGVASVPVHGVIAGRWRHWDNREGEPHLHSHVVVSNRVQRTHDDKWVTLDSRALYKGAVAASEHHLNLLLDELHRELGLTFTVRDGEGKAIIPDVEGLDPRLTELFSQRARKKMQLYDTYRAQAIAQGMRMTPRLEAKLRQDAWRDSRQPKEKTVTPLSIKCATWREAAKEAGISADEAIGQVLHPEVAPAPTLNVSSPQDPVLMRYLGALVLDGKPVSDPQDLLEQVGAQIARQAGLSKTTWSRANLRADVERLLRGVHATTHQVRDRIIETVVDAAIGHCVTLRGRQYALTPPLAADTRLMIREATIFDEDSRHIFTHRVVLDAEQALLDAAQHPGPGSSHTDAHRVLDRIDRDQVRQSGHGLAKDQRAAADGVLTDQRGISVIIGPAGSGKTTTMSALATGWDQLHGHGQVMGLCTSAQAASVLAREINAEALTVAKWLYETTGEGYQRRQDEAIQARMTLADENRRGEHPGARRILARTHSAAARWRMRPGQLVIIDEASMVSTHDLAALSRQATEVGAKVVMVGDPHQLDAIHTGGGLDLLAKTETTACYQLTNLFRFRYSWEKNASLCLRTAQSLDDAKAVVGIYEAHDRLRTGEDEAMLEAAFRAAREDQTAGRSCALIASTNALVSDLNERFMHERRVAGEVDARMTVPIRGDLNAGIGDWVIARQIDRKLRDTTGEYIRNGSRLTVAKIHPDGSATCRREDNDALIRLPATWMAKHIELGYAVTAHRAQGITVDHGYFVMPTDSTIPHELVYVALTRGRETNIAFIGEDSEARDENQPQSSQGSVIAAVDHPLGADRLASAIAITAAPVAATLARERLAEEDHSLKTLIARYEYVASCTSSRDLEQLLGHRRCEALTQSSAWTSLRAAWRTAMILDPHSATDSLVRPVTAEVKDEAALLASRLRKVAAPYDLMDHPAFLLGQTPRLSAEVDPAVMDLASQVENHIHMRHKELKQRAAHTHQPWANQVPPGRLRDLVMIYRDMFDVHDDTLPLGPSPDPRDTRRQTVYNQLERALVQACPPPPTPARPAVDLGRRPGM